The genomic segment CAGGCCGGTCACGATTTCGCCGCTGCGGATGCGGTGTTTCAACGAGATGGGCTGGACCATGGCGTAATGCTCCCTTCTTATCTTTACATCTTCGTCTATACCTTCGTCAGTACCTGAAGTTGTACTGGTGTATCTACACGTATTACAGCCGAGGGATGACGCCTCAGGGTTCGTTCGAGGCGGCGCCGGTCCGCGACGGGTATGTGCGCCTTGTCCCACCACCGGGCCCTGCACCGGTCGAACAGTTCCAGGCTGTCGAAGTAGTGCCGAAATACGAAATCGATGCGTGCACTTGACGCGAGCATTCGGCCGGCGACCGCCTCGGCCACCACCCGGTCCGCGAAATGAAAGTCGACGTATTCGCGGGCCAGCGTGGCCACCAGGTTCACTTCATGGGCGACCTGGCAGTATACCTGCTGCCTCGCGTGCCGGCGTTTGCCAAGGCTTGCTGGGAAATACGGACGGATGTCGACGACCCGGCCACCGGGCTTCAGTACGCGAATCGATTCGTGAAGGGCATGCCCCATGCCCTCTTGTTGCACTCATCACAAAGACCACGAGTACAGGGCCAGGTCGAAACTCCGGTCCTGAAAGGGCAGGCGGGACGCATCGGCCACGCCGAAGCGCGCGATGCCGTCCAACCGCTTCCGGGCATGAGCGCGCCCGACGTCCTCCCCGGCCTGGTCGACTCCGACGATTGATTCGATCCATCCCCTGATCCGGTTCGACAACCGGCCGTCACCGCAACCGATGTCGAGGACGCGCGCGCCGGCAAACGGTACGTGCCGCTTGAGTATCCGCGTTTCCCGCCGTTCCGGATCTACTCGAACGCCTTTCATGCCTCACTCCTGCCTATCATGCCTCACTACCGCCTCTACTGGTAACAGGCCGGACCGGAATTCGAGCCGGGCCGGGTTTTGCGCTGGTCTGGACATCATACCAGTCCGGATATCAGGTCGGTCCGGAAATCAGCCCAGACCGGCCACCTCTTCGATCCCGACCCAACCGCTGGTTTCCTTCGACTGCTCTATGGCCAGTCCCGTGAGGTAGAGCCCCGCGGCCATCCTGGCGTCGGTGCGGTTCGGCGTGCCCTTTTCCACGGCGTCCAGGAAATCGGAGACGCACTCCGCCTCGCCGGGCCACCCGCCGACCACCGGCATCGCGGGCTTTATGCGCATCGTTTCGCCATCAGGACCGGACTTGCTGCGCAACTGTATCGTATTGCGAAAATAGTCGACGACCAGGTCTCCGTCGTCGCCGGTCACCTCGATCTTGGTCTCCAGCGTATCGACCGAGTCTATGTTCAGGTGGATCGTGCCCCAGAGGCCGCCGTAGTCGAAATGGACCAGGCTGTGGAACTGTCGCCGGCCCGGCTGCCCGTGGCCGTCCATGACGAGCACCTTGTCCGGCGAACGGCCGATGATGCTGTTCAACCCGTCCACGTACCAGGGTCCCAGGTGGTGAGCGAGGCACAGGTCCGGGCCGCCGAATTGCGCCCAGTTGCTTCGCAGTTTCAGGTGGACGGTCTGCGGCACGCCGACCGCGCCCTGCCGCAACAGTTCCGCGGCGCGGCGAATAACCGAAGCGTAGCCGATTTCAAGATCGCCGTGGGTGACCTGGTCGGCCGTGACCAGCCGCTTCAGCATCCTGCGTATGCCGTCGGGATCGTCCGCGAGCGGAGGTTCGTAGTAGGCGGCGATCCCCGCGTCGAGGACGGCGTTCATGGCCGCTTCGTGGATGGCGTCGGGTATGGCCATCATGACGGCATCGAGCTCGGGACCGTCCAGCAATTCCTCGAAACCGCCATAGACCTGCACATCCGGATCCAGTTCCTCACGGATGCGATCCTGGGACGCTTCGCTGAACGCCGCGGCGGAAACGATCACCACCCGGTCGTGCTGCCGCAGGGCGGGTACGAAGGCTATTCTGGACCAACCTCCATATCCAATCAGGCCGACGCGAACGCTGGTCATTAATAGGTCTTTCACAGGATTACTTATCGTTTCACTACAGACGGGAATCGAAGTATATTACGACAATGAAAATCGCCATGGATCGGTATGGCAAGCACTAAGTAATATGGAGACTCCGGCTTGAGATACCTTTACCTGCTCGTTCTCCTGCCCCTGGCTTTGGCTTCAGGCCATTCGGCGGCCCAGGTGAACATCGAAGCGCTGCGTGGAGACACGGGCGACACCGGTTTCTCAGGCGCCTTGGCCCTGAGCCTGGAGATGCATACGGGGAATACGGACCTGAAGGAAATCGGACTGGAAGGGCGATTGGACTTCGATCATCCCAAGGTGCATACGTTTTTGCTTGCCCGTAACGACTTCGGATGGGAACAGGGCGAGCGTTTCGCCGATGAAGGACTGATCCACCTTCGCCAGCACTACCCCCTGCCTGGACGGTTCGGCATCGAGGCGTTCACCCAGTACAACTATGATACGACCTATCGGCTCGATGCCCGCGCACTGGCCGGCGGAGGGCTTCGATTCCACCTGGTCGAGTCCGAGGCTTTCCAGCTGTGGGAAGGCGCTTCCGCCTTCGTGGAACACGAGCGGCTGAGCGAATTGATGCCGGCGGATGACCACCCTGACAACGCGACCGTCGTCCGCTGGAGCCACTATCTGTCATCGAGAATCGCCGTTAATGACCGCGTCGTGTCCACGTGCACGGTCTATTTCCAGCCGCTGTGGAACGAGATCGGCGACACCCGCGTCCTCGGCGAACTCAATCTGGAGATCGACTTGGCCGGACCGCTCGTGCTGTCCCTGAATTTCGTCACGCGCTACGACAGCCGACCTCACGAAGGCGTCAGCAAGTTGGACACGGTGCTGGAAAACGGTTTGGCCGTGACTTTTTAGGATGGCAAAAGGTGGAAGAGAATCATAAGTTTAAGCCAGGGGCCACGGCCTAAACACAGGAGACCAGGAAATGGAGTTCAACGACCAGGTAAAGCAGGATTTCGACCGCGACGGCTTCGTGCTGCTCAAGGGGTATCTGTCTCCGGCGGAAGCGGCCGAGATCAACAGCAACATCGACCGGTTCATCGAAGAGGTGCTACCTGGTGCGCCGGATACGACGGCCTTCTACGAAGACAAAGCGGATCCGTCGTCCATCAAGCGGCTGCAGAACATGGCTGAACTGGACCCGTACTTCGACGGGCTGTTCGGTTCCTACGGTTTTGCGGAACTGGCGGGATTCCTGCTCGCGGACGACGTGCTTCCCAAGAATCCCCAGTGGTTCAACAAGCCGGCCAGGGTGGGCGACGTCACCCCGCCCCACCAGGACGGCTTCTATTTCATGCTGGAACCCAACGAGGCCGTGACCCTGTGGATCGCCTTGGACGAAATCGACGAAGAAAACGGATGCATGCGTTACGTGCGGGGGTCGCACCGGCGGGGCATGCGTCCCCACCGGACGTCCAACATACTCGGGTTTTCGCAGGGGATACCCGATTTTTCCGACGAGGACAGGGAACGGGAAGTGGCCATGCGCGCCAGTCCCGGCGACGTCTTCGCCCACCACAGCATGATCATTCACCGGGCGGACGCGAACCGGTCCGACCGCCGCCGCGCCGCCCTTGGGCTGGTGTATTTCGCGGCCAGGGCAAGGAAGGACGAAGAAAAGGCCGAACGCTATCGCCAGGAACTCTTTGCCCGGTGGGAAAAGGAAGGCAAACTCTAACGGGTGGCGCGCGGCGACAGCCGGACCGCTATACCGGGCTGTTCCTCGCTACTCCTCGCTATTCCTTGCGTTCCGCGTCGCGGTCTTCGGCGAGTTGCGCGCCCCACAGGTGCATGGTGTTGACCGGCTTGCCCTGTAGTTTCAGGTAGTAGAACAACTGCCCCTTGTGCTGAACCAGGTGTTGCACCATCTCGAGCATGCGATGGCCAAGCACGGGCGTGGATGGGTCCCACGGCGCGGGGGCGGGTTCGTTCTGCATCCTTTCCTCGCCGGCAAGCTTGAGCATTTCGAAGGCCAGGTCCCGATCCGCCGCGAGTTTTTCCTTTGCTTCCGCCACCGAGGCGACGGTGGCCATTGCTTCGGCCGGGGGCAGCATATCCCCAGATCCCATGTCGTCCGCGCTGACGCCTTCGGGCAAACCGAAGTCGCCGGTTACGAATCCCTTGATCGCCATGCCGCAAGCTTCGCCCACGTGAAAAAGCAACTGGCCCGTCGTCATCCAGTTGTCACCCGACGACGGTTTCCAGTCGAGATCCTTATCCTCGACGAGGTCCATCAATCCGTCTGCCGCCTGGTAGGAGTAATGCAGTTCACGAGTCAGTATTTCGGTCCAGTTCATGTTTTATCCTTTCAGGGTGTGGTCTGCCACGCGCCTTCATTCAGTTCCACAAGCGCAATATAGTTGCCGCAGGAATCGTCGAAAATGGCCTGGATGCCGAAGTCCTGTTTCGTCGGGTCCACGCTGAACCGGACACCCAGCTTCTTCAATCGTTCGTACTCGGAAGCGATATCGTCCACGGAAAACACGATGGACGGCATCCCCGAATCATATAACTCCTTGTGGTAAACCTGGGACCACTCGGTACCCTTCGGTTCCAGCAGGAGGGTCGTGCCTTCGGGTTCCTCGGGAGAAGCTACGATGGCGAGACTGGCCTCGGGCACGAACATGATCTCCTTGAAGCCCAATATCTTCGTGTAGAACTCGTGCGCCTCGATGGGATCGTTCACGAACACGCCCGTCATTTCGATTCGCATTTTCTACCTCCATGGATCCGAATCGTTTTATGATGGTTTAATTGCGGGCACCGCAAACCGCGTTTCAAGCGGACAGTCGACGTAAGACCGATTCAGCCACCGGACCGCCTTAGTACGTCCGCAATGCGCGTTCTACCCCCTGCATCGGCATGATCCAGTGCGGTATTACCGGCACCGTCCTTCGCGTGGATATCGGCCCCCGCTTCGATCAGCAATTCCGTCACTTCGTGGCAGTCGTCGTCTTGCGACGCGTTCATGATCAGCGGCGTTCTGCCGAAGAAGTCACCCGGCTGCAGGTTGCGCGAATTGACGTCCGCGCCGTGATCGAGCAGCACGCGCACCGATTCCGGCTGATGCTCCGAGGCCCAGTGCAGCGGCTTGCCGCCGTACAGGCCGGTTTCGTCCGCTTCCACGTCCGCGCCGGCTGCCAGCAGGACACGGACCACCTCGATCGCATCATTGTGTGCCGCCCAGTGGAGAGCGGTCTCGAATATCGGCCCCCTTTGAAAAACCGCCAGGGCATCCCGCTTCGTATGCTCCTTCACGATCTCCACCCAGCCGCAGCGCGCCGCCATTACGATCCCGATGCCGAGCCCGTTCGTACCCGCCGCCCGATGCGGGATCTCCTCCAGGAAATAGCGCCTGACTTCCTCCTGCTTTTCCCAGTGCGCCACGATCACCGGAGGATAGTGGTACGGCGTGTAGGGATGTATCTCGGCATCCCGCGCCACGAGCTCCTTCACGATGTCCAGCCGTCCGTGACCCGCGGCGCAGTGAAGCGGCTGGCGTTCGTTGATGCCGCGGTCGGGATTGACCACGTCAACCAGCCAGGGATGCGCATCCAGGTTTCGGACTACTTCGTCCAGGTTTCCGGTTCGAATGGTTTCGAAGAAACCCGCCACGTCCACCTGTCCGTTCCGACGATGATCTTCAGGCACTATATTCGACCCCGCGTGTTGGATAGGATGCATGTTTCTTAAACCAGTTCAATGTACGAATGGCCCGGGTATGACGCCACAGGTTTTGGCTGATTCCGGCCAACAGAACCGATGGGCGAGATGTTGACACATACCGGGCCCATACCTACATTATCATACTATATACCGGTGCTGGGTATTCAAGCGTATTGCGAGCATGGGAAGCCAGGAATCCAGGTGGATTGCGGGCACGGAACAGGAGCGATTATGGGAACGGTCAGGGTGCTGGTGGGCACGCGGAAAGGGGCGTTTATCCTGTCATCGGACGGCGCCCGAAAGGACTGGAGCGTCGACGGTCCGCATTTCGGAGGTTGGGAGGTCTACCACATCAAGGGATCCCCCATCAATCTGGATCGCCTCTATGCGTCCCAGGGCACGGGCTGGTTTGGGCAGCTGGTGCAGCGATCGGACGACGGTGGAAAGAGTTGGGACCCGGTGAGCAACGAATTCACCTACGAGGGAGAGGTGGGCACCCACCTCGATTTCGACGACAACCCGCGTCCGTGGGCGTTCAAGCGGGTCTGGCACCTCGAGCCATCGCTCTCCGATCCGGAAACGGTGTACGCGGGCGTCGAAGACGCGGCGCTCTTTCGCTCGACGGACGGGGGCCGTTCCTGGCAGGAACTGGCCGGCCTGAGGAACCACCCTTCTGGCTCGGGCTGGCATCCCGGCGCGGGCGGGCTTTGCCTGCACACTATCCTGCTGGACCAGGGCGATCCGGACCGGATGATCGTCGCCATATCCGTGGCGGGCGCATTCCGGACCCTGGACGGCGGTGCGTCCTGGCAGCCGATCAACAAGGGCCTGCATTCCGAATACATGCCCGAGCCCGAGGCCGAGGTGGGCCACTGCGTGCATCGACTCGCCATGCATCCGTCCCATCCGGACGCGCTGTTCATGCAGAGTCACCGTAACATCATGCGCAGCGACAACGGAGGAGATCACTGGAAGAATGTGAGCGGCAACCTGCCCAGCGACTTCGGCTTCCCGATCAGCGTGCACGCCCACGAACCCGAAACGATCTACGTCGTCCCGATGAAGGGAGACTCCGAGCACTACCCGGACGAGGGCCACCTGCGCGTCTACCGGAGCCGGACCGGCGGGAACGAATGGGAACCGCTGTCCTCGGGGCTGCCGCAGAAAGACTGCTACGTCAATGTCCTGCGGGACGCCATGGACGTGGATATGCTCGATGACTGCGGGATCTACTTCGGGACTTCGGGTGGCGCGGTCTACGTATCCCCCGACGGCGGAGATCACTGGAGCTCCATCGTGGAGAATCTCCCACCGGTCATGTCCGTCGAAGTCCAGACCCTCCCATGATACGCGTCGTCCTGCCCTATCACCTGCGTAACCTGGCGGGTTGCCGGGACAAGGAAGTCATCCTGCGGGTCGCCGGCAGGGTCGTGACCCAGCGCAAGATCCTGGACGCACTGGAAGCACGCTTTCCACAGCTCGGCGGCACGGTCCGTGACTACGGATCGGGATGCCGCCGGCCCCTCGTCAGGTTCTTTGGTTGCGGGCGGGACCTTTCCCTCGAATCGCCCGACGCGCCGGTACCGGAAGCCATCGCGCAAGGCGAGGAGCCCTACCGAATCGTGGGTTCGGTGGCCGGCGGGTAGCGGAATCAAGGCGCACCGAGCTCCTTCAATACCGCCAGCTCCCGGCTGGTTTCTCTCCATTCCGGACCGGCGGCGAACCGCTCCGCGTATCCCAGCGGTGTCAGCTCCAGCACTTCCTTGAAGAAATGGTCTTTCCTCTTGTGGATGCAGTCCATGACCAGGCCGTTGTCGCCCGGATTCGACTGGATAGACGCCGCCACAGCCAGGTCGGGCTGCAGGTCCAGCAGGTGTACGAATACGTGAAAGCCCGTCCCCTGGTTCGTGCCGATGGCATGAAACAGGGGCGTCTGGCCTCCCACGCCGTTCCTGCCCACCGCAACTCGCGCGTCGAGATCGGCCCCGTGTTCCAGCAGCATGGCCATCGCATCCAGTTCGTGAAACTCCACGGCCACGTGGAGCAGCGTACTTCCCCGCAGGGTCAAATGATTGCCGTAGTCGAGCGAAAAACGCGCCGTGACGAGTTGTTCGTTCGTTTCGAGGCGGGCTGCCAGGGAATCCAGATCTCCACGGTGGATGTCCATGACCGGACCGTCTTCAAAAGTGGCGCCATGGTCGATCAACAGGTTAATACAGGCGTGGAGATGGACCGGGCTCGACCGGGTATAGGTCTGCAGGAAACCGTACAGCACGTCGCAGTCCCACCCTTCGTTCCGCGCGTCGTTCGGGTCGACGCCGACGGCCAGCAACCGCCGCAGGTGTGCCAGGTCATGGCCCTCGCAGCAGCCGAAGAGCGAAGCAGCCAGGTCATGGATGTCGGCGCCGGCCTGCAGCAGTCGCGTCGTCATGCCGACCCGCGCCAGCATGTCGGCGAGCACCAGGGGCTTGACCGGCCGCTCCCTGCCTCGACGATCGATCCAAATGCAGGGCGTCTCCACCAGTTCGGGCCTGGAGGTGATCACCGTTTCGAAGGCGGGCAGGTCATTGCGCACGATGGCCTCGCCCAGTGCGTGATCTTCGGCCAGGCATTCGGTTTGTGGCATGATCGATTACGCTTCGTTGGTAATCCGTTCTATTTCAACATTTCGACGATTTCCTGGTGCCCGGCTTTCTCCGCCCGCGCCAGCGGGGTCGCCCACTCCGCACTGCCGCCCCGGGGATCCGCACCCCGGTCCAACAGGAACGCCGCCAGGTCCCGGCGTCCCCAGCGCGCGGCCCATCCCAGCGGGGTGGAGCACCATTCGTCGTCCACGGCCTCGATGGTTGCGCCCCGGTCCAGAAGCAGGGCGGATTTCTCCACGTCGCCGATTACCGCCAGTTTGTGCAGGTAGGTGACGCCGTGCCAGTTCGCATTGTTGGGATCGGCGCCATGGTCGAAGAACAGGTTCAGCATATCGAGGATATCGTCATTGGGGGTCAGGGCGCGCCCGTCCAGGTGCCATCCCTTGCGCCGGCGGAACGCGTACCCCATGTAGTTGTTGGCGTACCAGGGCCGGTTCAGTTCCGCCCCCGCCCGGATCAACATTTCGATGATCTCCCTGCGCGCGAAGCCCGCCGCCATGCAGAGCACCCCGTAATCGCCGCCATAGTTGGCCAGGCCGGGGTCCGCGCCGAGGAGTTCGCCGACCACGGGAATGTTGTCCAGCAGCACGTACATGCTGATGTCGGCCGTCGCCCCGTGCCGGTAGAGCAGGTTGATCATCTCCTGTTTCTTCCCCTGGCCCAGGGCCTGTGATAGGGGCACGCCGCTGGACTCCACCGGGGCGTTGGGATCGGCGCCGTGATCAAGCAGCAGTTTCGCCGTTTCCAGGTGATTGCCGGCCACGGCTTCGTACAGCGCGTGTCCCCTGGGCGCGTTGTGTTCCGGGGCGTTGGGATCGGCGCCGTGGTCCAGCAGCAGTTGCACGATGTCGGTGTATCCCTGTGCTGCAGCACTGAACAGCGGGGAGTGTCCGCAGGTATCCTGGTCGTTGGCCAGGTTTCGATCCTGGGCAAGGAGTGTCCGCACGCGCCGGTCGTCACCCAGGGCGCACGCGACCGTCATGCTGTAGTTCGCTCCTCTTGCTATCAGGTATCCGGTGAGCAGCGGATCCAGGCCTCCCCTGGACTTGCGCGCACGGAACACGGCCACGTGCAGCGGTTTGCATCCATCCCACCTGACCGGATCCGGTTCGGCCCCCTTGTCCAGCAGCAGGGCCGTCATTTCCAGGTTGTGTGCTGCCACGGCCTCGTGGAGGGGTCGGTTGCCCCGTTCATCCGAGGCGTTGATCAACTCGGGAGAAGCCTCGAACAACGCGCGGGTTTCCTCCAGGTCGCCTTGACGGACTACTTCGCAGGCCCGTTCGCCCACGGGCGGCGCACTGTACCTGGACGCGATGGCGTCCGTCAGAAGACCGGCGATCTCGTCGTACCCACGGTCCCTGGCCCGTTCGAGCGGCGGCACGTGATAGTCGAGTCCCGATGCCGACGAAGGGTCCGCGCCGTGGTCGAGCAACAGGCGGACCGCCTCCGTGTGCCCTTCCCGTACGGCGAAGTGCAGGGGCTGGTAGTACGCCCAGTTGCCGTTGGCCAGGCCGGGGTCTTCCCGCAACAGCGACCTGACCCTGTCGAGATCGCCTTCCACCGCGGCCAGCAGCATGTCCCATACCTTGTTCGGATTGCCATCCATGAAATGACCTTGCTCGCTCTTGAAATCGGGTCGTATCCAATCCATAACTCGGTCTCCGAATGTATCGTTTGCAGACGGCGCGTAACCGTTCAGTTCACTTGACAATGTGCGGAGCAGACTCGGCTTCAACTTGCCCCTTGCTTCGTACAGCCTTTTGCGCACCGTGCCCGCTTTCAATCCCATGAATCTGGCGATTTCAGGTGCTGAGTAGTCCCCAATATACCGAAGCACCGTTACTTCTCTCAGTGTTTCCGGCAATGCTTCCACCGCGCCGCGGACTTTATCGCTTATGTCCCTGCGCACGGCCCGGTCCAGGGGACTTTCCACCGCCGCCTCGATGTCCCCCTCCATGG from the Gemmatimonadota bacterium genome contains:
- a CDS encoding methyltransferase domain-containing protein — translated: MKGVRVDPERRETRILKRHVPFAGARVLDIGCGDGRLSNRIRGWIESIVGVDQAGEDVGRAHARKRLDGIARFGVADASRLPFQDRSFDLALYSWSL
- a CDS encoding Gfo/Idh/MocA family oxidoreductase — its product is MTSVRVGLIGYGGWSRIAFVPALRQHDRVVIVSAAAFSEASQDRIREELDPDVQVYGGFEELLDGPELDAVMMAIPDAIHEAAMNAVLDAGIAAYYEPPLADDPDGIRRMLKRLVTADQVTHGDLEIGYASVIRRAAELLRQGAVGVPQTVHLKLRSNWAQFGGPDLCLAHHLGPWYVDGLNSIIGRSPDKVLVMDGHGQPGRRQFHSLVHFDYGGLWGTIHLNIDSVDTLETKIEVTGDDGDLVVDYFRNTIQLRSKSGPDGETMRIKPAMPVVGGWPGEAECVSDFLDAVEKGTPNRTDARMAAGLYLTGLAIEQSKETSGWVGIEEVAGLG
- a CDS encoding DUF481 domain-containing protein; protein product: MRYLYLLVLLPLALASGHSAAQVNIEALRGDTGDTGFSGALALSLEMHTGNTDLKEIGLEGRLDFDHPKVHTFLLARNDFGWEQGERFADEGLIHLRQHYPLPGRFGIEAFTQYNYDTTYRLDARALAGGGLRFHLVESEAFQLWEGASAFVEHERLSELMPADDHPDNATVVRWSHYLSSRIAVNDRVVSTCTVYFQPLWNEIGDTRVLGELNLEIDLAGPLVLSLNFVTRYDSRPHEGVSKLDTVLENGLAVTF
- a CDS encoding phytanoyl-CoA dioxygenase family protein, which codes for MEFNDQVKQDFDRDGFVLLKGYLSPAEAAEINSNIDRFIEEVLPGAPDTTAFYEDKADPSSIKRLQNMAELDPYFDGLFGSYGFAELAGFLLADDVLPKNPQWFNKPARVGDVTPPHQDGFYFMLEPNEAVTLWIALDEIDEENGCMRYVRGSHRRGMRPHRTSNILGFSQGIPDFSDEDREREVAMRASPGDVFAHHSMIIHRADANRSDRRRAALGLVYFAARARKDEEKAERYRQELFARWEKEGKL
- a CDS encoding DinB family protein, whose amino-acid sequence is MNWTEILTRELHYSYQAADGLMDLVEDKDLDWKPSSGDNWMTTGQLLFHVGEACGMAIKGFVTGDFGLPEGVSADDMGSGDMLPPAEAMATVASVAEAKEKLAADRDLAFEMLKLAGEERMQNEPAPAPWDPSTPVLGHRMLEMVQHLVQHKGQLFYYLKLQGKPVNTMHLWGAQLAEDRDAERKE
- a CDS encoding glyoxalase, with translation MRIEMTGVFVNDPIEAHEFYTKILGFKEIMFVPEASLAIVASPEEPEGTTLLLEPKGTEWSQVYHKELYDSGMPSIVFSVDDIASEYERLKKLGVRFSVDPTKQDFGIQAIFDDSCGNYIALVELNEGAWQTTP
- a CDS encoding exo-alpha-sialidase; translated protein: MGTVRVLVGTRKGAFILSSDGARKDWSVDGPHFGGWEVYHIKGSPINLDRLYASQGTGWFGQLVQRSDDGGKSWDPVSNEFTYEGEVGTHLDFDDNPRPWAFKRVWHLEPSLSDPETVYAGVEDAALFRSTDGGRSWQELAGLRNHPSGSGWHPGAGGLCLHTILLDQGDPDRMIVAISVAGAFRTLDGGASWQPINKGLHSEYMPEPEAEVGHCVHRLAMHPSHPDALFMQSHRNIMRSDNGGDHWKNVSGNLPSDFGFPISVHAHEPETIYVVPMKGDSEHYPDEGHLRVYRSRTGGNEWEPLSSGLPQKDCYVNVLRDAMDVDMLDDCGIYFGTSGGAVYVSPDGGDHWSSIVENLPPVMSVEVQTLP
- a CDS encoding MoaD/ThiS family protein; the encoded protein is MIRVVLPYHLRNLAGCRDKEVILRVAGRVVTQRKILDALEARFPQLGGTVRDYGSGCRRPLVRFFGCGRDLSLESPDAPVPEAIAQGEEPYRIVGSVAGG
- a CDS encoding sigma-70 family RNA polymerase sigma factor, whose translation is MTDDLKHNIRVSADQSLPHEDRSAAFGKVVANYQDMAFGYALGLLRERHLAEDAAQEGFIAAWQHIESLRDPVSFPSWLRRIIQWQCFRFRRRDNHRLVPMEGDIEAAVESPLDRAVRRDISDKVRGAVEALPETLREVTVLRYIGDYSAPEIARFMGLKAGTVRKRLYEARGKLKPSLLRTLSSELNGYAPSANDTFGDRVMDWIRPDFKSEQGHFMDGNPNKVWDMLLAAVEGDLDRVRSLLREDPGLANGNWAYYQPLHFAVREGHTEAVRLLLDHGADPSSASGLDYHVPPLERARDRGYDEIAGLLTDAIASRYSAPPVGERACEVVRQGDLEETRALFEASPELINASDERGNRPLHEAVAAHNLEMTALLLDKGAEPDPVRWDGCKPLHVAVFRARKSRGGLDPLLTGYLIARGANYSMTVACALGDDRRVRTLLAQDRNLANDQDTCGHSPLFSAAAQGYTDIVQLLLDHGADPNAPEHNAPRGHALYEAVAGNHLETAKLLLDHGADPNAPVESSGVPLSQALGQGKKQEMINLLYRHGATADISMYVLLDNIPVVGELLGADPGLANYGGDYGVLCMAAGFARREIIEMLIRAGAELNRPWYANNYMGYAFRRRKGWHLDGRALTPNDDILDMLNLFFDHGADPNNANWHGVTYLHKLAVIGDVEKSALLLDRGATIEAVDDEWCSTPLGWAARWGRRDLAAFLLDRGADPRGGSAEWATPLARAEKAGHQEIVEMLK